Below is a window of Malus domestica chromosome 13, GDT2T_hap1 DNA.
ACATAGCATACGTCAATGAATGTTTCCAAAACCATACTCTTTTCCATAAGGTTTGTATTTTAACAGGGCTTTAAGATTCTTATTTCTGCCACCAATTGTTTCTGCATAACTGAAAGTTTTTTGTGCATCTGTAGGCCTTAAAGGAGGCTTTTGAGATCTTTTGCAACAAGGGTGTTGCTGGAAGCTCTAGTGCGGAACTACTTGCCACGTTTTGTGATAACATTCTTAAGAAAGGTGGGAGTGAAAAGTTGAGTGATGAAGCCATTGAGGAGACACTTGAGAAGGTCTGGACTCTTGATGTGCCATTCGATTTATTTACCTTCCATGGACATATTACTTTTTTCTTATTCTGGTAGGCAAAGTTCAGTAACAAAGGCCCATCAAACTGCAGGTAGTAAAGCTGCTGGCTTATATTAGTGACAAAGACCTGTTCGCGGAGTTCTATAGGTATCACTTTTATTGCTCAACTTGCTTCCTTTCAATCTAATGTGTTTTTGGGAAAGGTTATAGATGATTATGTATAGTTTAAAACTAGAAGGCATTACATAAACTATACATGTTTAATTTCTGGCAGGAAAAAGCTTGCTCGACGTCTTCTTTTTGACAAGAGTGCTAATGATGACCATGAGAGATgtattttgacaaaactaaagCAACAATGTGGTGGTCAGTTTACCTCAAAGATGGATGGAATGGTCAGTTGTCTTAAAAAATCCTTCAAGAAATGttgtttttaatgttttgtactTGTGTGCATGCATTTCAGGGTTACTGCTGGAGATATgactaagaaagaaaaaatggttCTTTTTTGCAGGTTACTGATTTGACATTGGCCAAGGACAACCAAGTTGGCTTTGAGGAGTATCTGAGAAATAATCCACAGGCAAATCCTGGTATTGATTTGACAGTTACTGTCTTGACCACTGGCTTCTGGCCAAGCTACAAGACTTTTGACCTCAACCTACCCCCAGAGATGGTATACCGATTCTGCTGAGAAAATTCCCTTGCAAAATTTACTATCTGCTGGGTTAAGAATTTCGGGGATGTTTCTAACTTCTTTATATTTCACTCTTGCTTTAGGTTAAGTGCGTAGAacttttcagggaattctatcAAACGAAGACAAAACACAGAAAGCTTACGTGGATGTACTCACTGGGTACTTGTAACATCATTGGGAAATTTGATCCAAAAACCATAGAGCTTATTGTGACGACTTATCAGGTAATATATTTAAGATATTAATTGAACTCTCTCTAATATGTGATCtatttcttatatttttcttctgGGTTGTGAGATGCCGATCTATTagagttttatttatttctaagaCTGATTTTCCTTTATCTTACTTTAGGCTTCAGCCCTGCTGTTATTCAATACCTCAGATAGACTGAGTTACTCGGAGATTATGACTCAGTTAAACTTGACTGATGATGATGTTGTCAGACTACTCCATTCATTGTCATGTGCCAAGTATAAGATCCTTAACAAGGaaccaaacacaaaaactatCTCTCCCACTGATTACTTTGAGTTTAACGATAAGTTTACTGACAAAATGAGGAGGATCAAGGTACTTGGATCCTTACGTGGTATCTTGTCATTTTGTCTTCTAATTATGTGTTTATCTGAGTGATCAGTTAACTTATCACTGTGATCACTGATCACCATGCAGATCCCACTTCCACCGGTggatgagaagaagaaagtaaTTGAAGATGTTGACAAGGACAGAAGGTATGCCATCGATGCATCAATTGTGCGTATTATGAAGAGCCGTAAAGTTTTGGGTCATCAGCAGTTGGTTATGGAGTGTGTAGAGCAGCTAGGTCGCATGTTCAAGGTTAGTGTAGTGCTTATTTTTTCTGGTTTGATACTATTTAAACCCCTTTTCCTTGGTTCTAAATGAGTGGTGTTTGTTCCCCTCCCTCCCTTGTCTCTTCTTCAGCCCGATTTCAAAGCAATAAAAAAGAGGATCGAAGATCTAATCACAAGAGACTACTTAGAACGGGACAAAGACAACCCCAATTTGTTTAGGTACTTGGCATGATGCGGTCTAAGTTGATCATCCTTCAAATGGCGTGGTATCTCTTGCTGCTATAATTAGCACAAGAAGTTGGTTCAAGCAGTGGACGAGGTGGCACAATCACTTGTAAATGCCAATGCATCGGTGACCAATAGTGATTGCTTAAAAAGCACGAGCGGAGAATACTTTGTACATTTTGCCCTTGGAGCAAGGTATGGATGGCTAATATGGGTAGTGCACTCTTGCTGGGGAAATCTGTAACTGACTTCATAATATGGTCCCGGTGCAACATGGGACCGTATCGtatctttgtttaattattGCATTATCTTCCATCGCATGACTATACCAATCCATCTTTGTTAGCTGTTTCTCTGCCCCACTGGAAGGAGGCGTACTTTCGGTCCCAGTGTGTCCACTTGAAATTGCATGTCGACGATAGGATATCAAATTTATCAGGTGGGTGCTTTGTCTTGATTGCAAAACACATGGCTTGTCAACTCAGAATTTGTCGATACGATTACAAAATGCTTATGCTCTTCTGCTTCATGATTTGTGTTATTAGTTTGGTCTTTGGTGCCTGTCTATTTATTTACGTTGACGGATTTGAACTATGCCTACTTATGAATTATTTTCCTTACTGTACATGGGCCTCGCCGCGCACGGCTTGTTGTCCAGAGATGTTAGATTTCACTTGTTGCACTCTCCTCTCTGCTAGCCATTGGGTTGAACAAATAAACAAGAATCGAGGGCCAAAATAAAGAGGGATGGTGTGCAAAAATCAGTTTGTTATGCTTGTGGGACAAGCAATGAGTTTCGGCTCCTCCGGAATCCCAAATTACACGTAATCTTGGTCTGCCGTCAAATTTGCACCTTTAAACGGTTCGCTTGTGCTAACCCCTTGCCAATTGCTTGGGCAATTATGCAATCCAATCCCCCAAAACTCAAAAGAGTTTGCAGACACACAGCCCAGCCCGAGGAGGGGCGATGTGGCACATTATGGGCCGTTGATTTTCCTCATCAAAGCTCAAGATTTTTCCtactttaaaaaaagaaaaattcctGAGAAAATTCTCATCAAAGCCCAAGGTTTTTGTGGCACATTATGAGAAAATTCCTGAGAAAAACTTGCTGCTTTCATCCCCATTTCGTAGGTGAAGTCATGCGAGATCGACTTCGTCCCCATTTCAATCCCCGATTCCACCGCGATATCACCCTATTCGACGAAAGCGGCGACGTCGGCGGCACCTGGGAGTTCGACTTCCAGGGTTTTGACGAGGAAGCCAACCCCCATGTCGCAGAATCCATCGCCCTCCTTAAGGCCAACGGCTTCGATCTCGATAAACTTTGGAAATTCGGCATCGATTCGGAGATTTTTGTAGAAGGTTTCGTTGGCTCCAGCTCCTCCACCGAGTTCGCAAATTGATTAAAGTCATCATACAAAAACGAGAGGCTCAGAAGAATTGGGTATGAGAAATTTGTGAGCACAAATTGATTAAAATCAAATCATCAGAGTGGTGCATGAC
It encodes the following:
- the LOC103452934 gene encoding cullin-1 isoform X2; translated protein: MAMNERKTIDLEQGWEFMQKGITKLKNILEGLPEPQFSSEDYMMLYTTIYNMCTQKPPHDYSQQLYDKYRESFEEYITSTVLPSLREKHDEFMLRELVKRWTNHKIMVRWLSRFFHYLDRYFIARRSLPPLNEVGLACFRDLVYQELKPKIDQEREGEQIDRALLKNVLDIFVEIGMGQMDHYENDFEADMLKDTAAYYSRKASNWILEDSCPDYMLKAEECLKREKDRVSNYLHSSSEPKLLEKVQHELLSVYATQLLEKEHSGCHALLRDDKVDDLSRMFRLFSKIPRGLDPVSQIFKQHVTAEGTALVKQAEDAASNKKAEKKDVVGLQEQVFVRKVIELHDKYIAYVNECFQNHTLFHKALKEAFEIFCNKGVAGSSSAELLATFCDNILKKGGSEKLSDEAIEETLEKVVKLLAYISDKDLFAEFYRKKLARRLLFDKSANDDHERCILTKLKQQCGGQFTSKMDGMVTDLTLAKDNQVGFEEYLRNNPQANPGIDLTVTVLTTGFWPSYKTFDLNLPPEMVKCVELFREFYQTKTKHRKLTWMYSLGTCNIIGKFDPKTIELIVTTYQASALLLFNTSDRLSYSEIMTQLNLTDDDVVRLLHSLSCAKYKILNKEPNTKTISPTDYFEFNDKFTDKMRRIKIPLPPVDEKKKVIEDVDKDRRYAIDASIVRIMKSRKVLGHQQLVMECVEQLGRMFKPDFKAIKKRIEDLITRDYLERDKDNPNLFRYLA
- the LOC103452934 gene encoding cullin-1 isoform X1 — translated: MAMNERKTIDLEQGWEFMQKGITKLKNILEGLPEPQFSSEDYMMLYTTIYNMCTQKPPHDYSQQLYDKYRESFEEYITSTVLPSLREKHDEFMLRELVKRWTNHKIMVRWLSRFFHYLDRYFIARRSLPPLNEVGLACFRDLVYQELKPKVRSAVISLIDQEREGEQIDRALLKNVLDIFVEIGMGQMDHYENDFEADMLKDTAAYYSRKASNWILEDSCPDYMLKAEECLKREKDRVSNYLHSSSEPKLLEKVQHELLSVYATQLLEKEHSGCHALLRDDKVDDLSRMFRLFSKIPRGLDPVSQIFKQHVTAEGTALVKQAEDAASNKKAEKKDVVGLQEQVFVRKVIELHDKYIAYVNECFQNHTLFHKALKEAFEIFCNKGVAGSSSAELLATFCDNILKKGGSEKLSDEAIEETLEKVVKLLAYISDKDLFAEFYRKKLARRLLFDKSANDDHERCILTKLKQQCGGQFTSKMDGMVTDLTLAKDNQVGFEEYLRNNPQANPGIDLTVTVLTTGFWPSYKTFDLNLPPEMVKCVELFREFYQTKTKHRKLTWMYSLGTCNIIGKFDPKTIELIVTTYQASALLLFNTSDRLSYSEIMTQLNLTDDDVVRLLHSLSCAKYKILNKEPNTKTISPTDYFEFNDKFTDKMRRIKIPLPPVDEKKKVIEDVDKDRRYAIDASIVRIMKSRKVLGHQQLVMECVEQLGRMFKPDFKAIKKRIEDLITRDYLERDKDNPNLFRYLA